One Glycine max cultivar Williams 82 chromosome 4, Glycine_max_v4.0, whole genome shotgun sequence DNA segment encodes these proteins:
- the LOC100800610 gene encoding GTP-binding protein At2g22870 isoform X1 produces the protein MVLLHLPRFPLYLVTLSPSLTLRAYSKTTLLRPPKSTLTASEPVSVNPSPTELSLEKLFVPPETTVSLESSRVLNGSNILLSNYANDALVLQAEFVKSSVKTEDCPSDGLAEFALVGRSNVGKSSLLNSLVRRKKLALTSKKPGKTQCINHFRINNSWYLVDLPGYGYASAPHELRMDWEKFTKDYFLNRSTLVSVFLLIDASIPAKQIDLDYASWLGQNQIPMTLIFTKCDKRKKKKNGGKRPEENVNDFQDLIRGFFQSVPPWIMTSSVTNQGRDEILLHMAQLRNYWLKH, from the exons ATGGTCCTTCTTCACCTCCCAAGGTTCCCTCTCTACCTCGTTACCTTATCTCCCTCCCTCACTCTCCGAGCCTACTCCAAAACCACCCTCTTACGGCCACCCAAATCCACTCTCACCGCCTCAGAACCCGTAAGTGTTAACCCTTCCCCAACAGAGCTATCCCTCGAGAAGCTCTTCGTTCCGCCGGAGACCACCGTGTCCCTCGAAAGTTCCAGAGTCTTGAACGGTTCCAACATTCTGTTGAGTAACTACGCCAATGATGCTCTGGTATTGCAGGCCGAGTTTGTGAAAAGCAGCGTGAAGACTGAGGATTGTCCCTCCGATGGACTTGCTGAGTTCGCTCTCGTTGGCCGCTCCAACGTCGGAAAATCCTCGCTCCTCAACTCCCTCGTGCGCCGCAAGAAGCTCGCCTTAACTTCGAAGAAACCTG gcAAAACGCAATGTATAAACCATTTTCGGATTAATAATAGCTGGTACCTGGTTGATTTGCCTGGATATGG GTATGCATCTGCACCGCATGAACTTAGGATGGATTGGGAAAAATTCACCAAAGACTATTTCCTTAACCGCTCAACGTTAGTTTCAGTATTCCTTCTAATAGATGCTAGCATTCCTGCTAAACAAATTGATCTTGACTATGCCAGTTGGTTGGGTCAGAATCAG aTCCCAATGACATTAATCTTCACCAAATGTGACAagcggaaaaagaaaaagaatggaGGCAAAAGACCAGAAgaaaatgttaatgattttcagGATTTGATTCGAGGTTTCTTCCAATCAGTGCCTCCATGGATCATGACCAGTAGTGTTACCAATCAGGGTCGTGATGAGATACTCCTCCATATGGCCCAGCTACGGAACTACTGGCTCAAGCACTAG
- the LOC100800610 gene encoding GTP-binding protein At2g22870 isoform X2 has protein sequence MVLLHLPRFPLYLVTLSPSLTLRAYSKTTLLRPPKSTLTASEPVSVNPSPTELSLEKLFVPPETTVSLESSRVLNGSNILLSNYANDALVLQAEFVKSSVKTEDCPSDGLAEFALVGRSNVGKSSLLNSLVRRKKLALTSKKPGKTQCINHFRINNSWYLVDLPGYGYASAPHELRMDWEKFTKDYFLNRSTLVSVFLLIDASIPAKQIDLDYASWLGQNQLQLKLHIS, from the exons ATGGTCCTTCTTCACCTCCCAAGGTTCCCTCTCTACCTCGTTACCTTATCTCCCTCCCTCACTCTCCGAGCCTACTCCAAAACCACCCTCTTACGGCCACCCAAATCCACTCTCACCGCCTCAGAACCCGTAAGTGTTAACCCTTCCCCAACAGAGCTATCCCTCGAGAAGCTCTTCGTTCCGCCGGAGACCACCGTGTCCCTCGAAAGTTCCAGAGTCTTGAACGGTTCCAACATTCTGTTGAGTAACTACGCCAATGATGCTCTGGTATTGCAGGCCGAGTTTGTGAAAAGCAGCGTGAAGACTGAGGATTGTCCCTCCGATGGACTTGCTGAGTTCGCTCTCGTTGGCCGCTCCAACGTCGGAAAATCCTCGCTCCTCAACTCCCTCGTGCGCCGCAAGAAGCTCGCCTTAACTTCGAAGAAACCTG gcAAAACGCAATGTATAAACCATTTTCGGATTAATAATAGCTGGTACCTGGTTGATTTGCCTGGATATGG GTATGCATCTGCACCGCATGAACTTAGGATGGATTGGGAAAAATTCACCAAAGACTATTTCCTTAACCGCTCAACGTTAGTTTCAGTATTCCTTCTAATAGATGCTAGCATTCCTGCTAAACAAATTGATCTTGACTATGCCAGTTGGTTGGGTCAGAATCAG TTGCAGCTAAAACTACATATTTCCTAG
- the LOC100800084 gene encoding uncharacterized protein yields the protein MGYIHHGRTGLRHILRFRTATGVVSNSGRSQSRAAFPSHSPILGNVLFFSTGDKYLNEITAEVERDRRRERNERLRLGLDTADIDTESEQDYMGVGPLIAKLEKEMLKESPELNRYEEPTDSDDDSDEETKDEADKKMSDFEKKRDKHTDLLKNFIEAETLDDAFKCMTKIDNFENKHFRLRSEYRVIGELMNRLKVSTELKDKFVLQNKLNRALRLVRWKEAYDPDNPANYGVIQREQPTADAKEEAEFEKEKQKQIEEGDNADADDDDEQEFDDMKEKDNVLMAKLEAIDRKLEEKLAELEYTFGRKGKALEEEIKDLAEERNELTEQKRKPLYRKGFDTRLIDMNRTCKVTKGGQVVKYTAMVACGNYNGVIGFAKAKGPAVPVALQKAYEKCFQNLHYVERHEEHTIAHAVQTSYKKTKVYLWPAPTTTGMKAGRSVEAILHLAGLKNVKSKVIGSRNPHNTVKAVFKALNAIETPRDVQEKFGRTVVEKYLL from the exons ATGGGTTACATCCACCATGGAAGAACCGGTCTCAGGCACATACTCAGATTCAGAACCGCCACCGGCGTGGTCTCAAACTCCGGCAGATCGCAATCGCGCGCTGCATTCCCCTCCCATTCCCCTATCCTCGGCAACGTGCTTTTTTTCTCAACAGGCGATAAATACCTCAACGAAATTACCGCAGAGGTGGAACGCGACAGGCGCAGGGAGCGAAACGAGCGTTTGCGCCTCGGCCTCGACACCGCCGACATCGACACGGAGTCGGAGCAGGACTACATGGGCGTGGGGCCCCTCATCGCGAAGCTCGAGAAGGAGATGCTCAAGGAATCCCCCGAGCTGAACCGCTACGAGGAGCCCACCGACTCCGACGACGACTCCGACGAGGAAACCAAGGACGAGGCGGACAAGAAGATGAGTGACTTCGAGAAGAAAAGAGACAAGCACACGGACCTGCTCAAGAACTTCATCGAAGCCGAAACCCTAGATGACGCGTTTAAGTGCATGACCAAAATAGACAACTTCGAAAACAAGCATTTCCGCCTCCGGTCCGAGTATAGGGTTATCGGCGAGCTCATGAATCGGCTTAAGGTCTCGACGGAGCTGAAGGACAAGTTTGTTTTGCAGAACAAACTTAATAGGGCGTTGAGGTTGGTGCGATGGAAGGAGGCTTATGATCCTGATAACCCTGCGAATTATGGTGTGATTCAGCGTGAGCAGCCGACGGCGGATGCGAAGGAAGAGGCTGAGTTCGAGAAGGAGAAGCAGAAGCAGATCGAGGAGGGAGATAATGCTGAtgctgatgatgatgatgagcagGAGTTTGATGACATGAAGGAGAAGGATAATGTACTGATGGCCAAACTTGAGGCTATTGATAGGAAGCTCGAGGAGAAGTTGGCGGAGCTCGAGTATACGTTTGGGAGGAAGGGGAAGGCGCTCGAGGAAGAGATCAAGGATCTTGCTGAGGAGAGAAATGAATTGACTGAGCAGAAAAGAAAGCCTCTTTACCGGAAG GGTTTTGATACAAGATTGATAGACATGAACCGAACTTGTAAAGTCACAAAG GGAGGACAAGTTGTGAAGTATACTGCTATGGTAGCTTGTGGCAACTATAATGGTGTTATTGGTTTTGCAAAAGCCAAAGGCCCTGCAGTCCCAGTTGCCCTTCAAAAG GCGTATGAGAAATGCTTCCAGAATTTGCATTATGTAGAGCGACATGAGGAGCATACAATTGCACATGCAGTACAAACGTCATATAAAAAGACCAAG GTTTATCTCTGGCCTGCTCCTACTACAACTGGCATGAAAGCCGGCAGATCAGTTGAAGCCATACTTCATTTAGCTGGTTTAAAGAATGTCAAGTCAAAG GTCATTGGTTCCAGAAATCCTCATAATACAGTTAAGGCTGTCTTCAAAGCACTAAATGCG ATTGAAACGCCAAGGGATGTCCAAGAGAAGTTTGGCAGGACTGTGGTTGAGAAGTATCTGTTGTGA
- the LOC100799546 gene encoding indole-3-pyruvate monooxygenase YUCCA6 → MEYFLREIEGKQAHDPLFMNNNKSSLSSSSSSSFSTVWVHGPVIVGAGPSGLAAAACLREKSVPSVILERSNCIASLWQLKTYDRLRLHLPKQFCELPFMGFPSHFPTYPSKQQFVQYLENYAERFGIRPRFNETVQHAEFDAKLGLWRVKSVDKAEKTTEYVCRWLIVATGENAEAVVPDIEGVEEFGAPIKHTSLYKSGEEFRGKRVLVVGCGNSGMEVCLDLCNHNATPSLVVRDTVHVLPREMLGKSTFGLSMWLLKWLPIRLVDRFLLMVSWLLLGDTSKLGLDRPRLGPLELKNLSGKTPVLDVGTLAKIKGGDIKVRPGIKRLKRQTVEFVDGRTENFDAIILATGYKSNVPYWLKEEDMFSKKDGYPRRPFPNGWKGRNGLYAVGFTKKGLLGASMDAKRIAEDIEQSWKAGANHRTTFARSHLPQPNS, encoded by the exons ATGGAATATTTCTTGAGAGAAATAGAAGGAAAGCAAGCACACGACCCGTTGTTCATGAACAACAACAAGTCATCATTGTCGTCATCGTCgtcatcatctttttccacCGTGTGGGTTCATGGGCCTGTGATAGTAGGAGCCGGGCCTTCAGGACTCGCAGCAGCAGCATGTCTCAGGGAGAAAAGTGTCCCAAGCGTGATACTAGAGCGATCCAATTGCATAGCATCTCTATGGCAGCTCAAAACCTATGATCGCCTACGCCTTCATCTTCCAAAGCAATTCTGCGAGCTTCCCTTCATGGGGTTCCCTTCTCACTTCCCAACATACCCTTCAAAGCAACAGTTTGTACAGTACTTGGAGAATTACGCGGAGAGGTTCGGGATTAGGCCGAGGTTCAATGAGACGGTGCAGCATGCGGAGTTTGATGCGAAACTCGGGTTGTGGCGGGTGAAGAGCGTCGACAAGGCGGAGAAGACGACGGAGTACGTGTGCCGGTGGCTGATCGTGGCCACCGGAGAGAATGCGGAGGCGGTGGTGCCGGATATAGAAGGGGTGGAGGAATTTGGCGCTCCTATAAAACACACGAGCTTGTATAAGAGTGGGGAAGAGTTCAGAGGGAAGAGGGTTTTGGTTGTGGGGTGTGGGAATTCGGGGATGGAAGTGTGCTTAGATCTTTGCAACCATAATGCTACTCCTTCTCTTGTGGTTAGAGACACA GTACACGTCTTACCACGAGAGATGCTGGGAAAATCAACTTTCGGGTTGTCCATGTGGTTGCTTAAGTGGTTACCCATCCGACTTGTGGATCGATTCTTGCTAATGGTGTCATGGCTTCTGCTCGGTGACACTTCTAAATTAGGATTGGATAGGCCGCGTTTGGGTCCCTTAGAACTCAAAAACCTTTCAGGAAAAACCCCTGTGCTAGATGTGGGTACCCTTGCCAAGATTAAAGGTGGAGACATTAAG GTACGTCCAGGCATTAAGCGGCTTAAACGTCAAACTGTGGAATTTGTGGATGGAAGGACAGAGAATTTTGATGCAATCATATTGGCAACTGGTTACAAAAGCAATGTACCCTATTGGCTTAAG GAAGAAGATATGTTCTCTAAGAAAGATGGGTACCCTAGGAGGCCATTTCCAAATGGGTGGAAAGGTAGAAATGGGCTCTATGCTGTTGGTTTTACCAAAAAGGGTCTACTTGGTGCATCCATGGATGCAAAGAGAATAGCTGAAGACATTGAACAGAGTTGGAAAGCTGGGGCAAATCATAGAACTACTTTTGCTCGTTCACACTTGCCGCAACCAAATTCATAA